The Nomia melanderi isolate GNS246 chromosome 7, iyNomMela1, whole genome shotgun sequence genome includes a window with the following:
- the LOC116424948 gene encoding DENN domain-containing protein 10: protein MGQIEMAPLTDLLSCSIIEKDSNGDVLWTWSYPFISELQKAVVDRKCNLDSEHNSSQVFVFSRHKHDWFYIHSSEVFDSDKLPKVKQFALVLFAKDFNPRKYEVLSRVLSKMYCKTGKPTEILQLYLSVFTKGSCSTQENGTFVSDDFNSHRFAINTNIRELIKAFELETILIYTALLLKKRIVVYHHSLEQLLKWIGLFPALMKHRKVSDNLFPWIDLVDDEVAELKRHSHYVAGCRNSSISSRTDLFDLLVNIPAREITVASHAKESLTMTKTHKEIALFMVQLCENQTYTEAQIISEINDKTQDLLNQLTSLAVVQGPDGRKMVSAQTLKEKNLPPAVENFLINLAVVENLFLL from the exons ATGGGTCAAATCGAAATGGCCCCACTCACGGATTTACTTTCCTGTAGCATAATCG AAAAGGATTCCAATGGCGATGTGTTATGGACATGGTCTTATCCATTCATTTCAGAATTACAAAAGGCAGTTGTTGATAGGAAATGTAACTTAGACTCTGAACATAATTCTTCACAAGTATTTGTATTTTCAAGGCATAAACATGATTGGTTCTATATACATTCCAGTGAAGTATTTGATTCAGATAAATTACCAAAA gTGAAACAATTTGCTTTGGTTTTATTTGCAAAAGACTTTAATCCACGAAAATATGAAGTTCTTTCGCGAGTTCTTAGCAAAATGTATTGCAAGACTGGAAAACCAacagaaattttacaattatatcTTTCTGTATTTACAAAAGGATCTTGTTCTACCCAGGAAAATGGAACATTTGTCTCAGATGACTTCAATAGTCATCGTTTTGcaataaatactaatattagaGAATTAATTAAAGCATTTGAACTAgaaactatattaatatatacagcTCTgcttttaaaaaaaagaatagtaGTTTATCATCACAGTTTAGAACAACTATTAAAATGGATTGGACTATTTCCTGCATTGATGAAACATCGTAAAGTTAGTGATAATTTATTTCCTTGGATTGATTTGGTTGATGATGAAGTAGCCGAATTAAAG AGACATTCTCATTATGTTGCGGGCTGCAGAAATAGTTCAATATCATCAAGAACAGATCTTTTTGATCTACTTGTAAACATTCCAGCTAGAGAAATTACAGTTGCTTCACATGCAAAGG AAAGTCTTACAATGACAAAAACACATAAAGAAATAGCTCTCTTCATGGTTCAGTTATGTGAAAATCAAACCTACACTGAAGCCCAAATAATATCTGAGATTAATGATAAAACTCAAGATTTGCTGAATCAGCTAACATCATTAGCTGTAGTTCAAGGACCTGATGGAAGGAAGATGGTTTCTGCACAAACattaaaggaaaagaatttacCACCAGCTGtagaaaattttctaattaatctgGCTGttgtagaaaatttatttctattataa
- the Coq9 gene encoding ubiquinone biosynthesis protein COQ9, mitochondrial isoform X2, with product MLPHSNRVRIRTKKVMRTMKRISSQKFLAHLYNLYMILDGASKPSVLVIFNNFSLYTKGAESIGYPGVIHGLFPNRGADLVQYFYLTCNNELNKVLKEQARVTEDNPTKEKKTLETQLQDAVKIRLKMVIPYKKTWPQALALMTLPPNVPKSLANLLTLVDDICYYSGDRSVDINWYTRRIVLAGIYKTTELYMLQDNSEDNKQTWNFLERRIKEAMQIQSILTTTSDMALPEQALNRATEAASAAFITARNILGLNWNR from the exons ATGCTACCACACAGCAATCGGGTCAGGATCAGAACAAAGAAAGTGATGAGGACTATGAAAAGAATATCAAGTCAAAAATTCTTAGCGCATCTTTACAATTTGTACATGATCTTGGATGGAGCCAGCAAGCCATCAGTGctggtaatttttaataatttttca TTGTATACTAAAGGTGCCGAGTCTATTGGATATCCTGGTGTAATTCATGGACTATTTCCCAATCGAGGAGCAGATTTGGTTCAATACTTTTATCTAACATGTAACAACGAACTGAATAAAGTTCTTAAGGAACAAGCTCGTGTTACTGAAGACAATCCTACTAAAGAAAAAAAGACATTGGAAACTCAATTACAAGATGCCGTAAAGATAAGACTCAAAATGGTGATTCCATACAAGAAAACTTGGCCTCAAGCTTTAGCTCTTATGACACTTCCTCCTAATGTTCCAAAATCATTGGCTAATTTACTTACTTTAGTCGatgatatttgttattattctgGTGATAGATCAGTTGAT ATTAATTGGTATACTAGACGAATAGTACTAGCAGGTATTTATAAGACCACCGAATTGTACATGCTACAAGACAATAGTGAAGACAACAAACAAACTTGGAATTTCTTGGAAAGACGAATAAAAGAAGCAATGCAAATTCAATCTATTCTTACAACAACTTCTGACATGGCTTTACCAGAACAAGCTCTGAATCGTGCTACCGAAGCAGCCAGTGCTGCTTTTATTACA GCACGTAATATACTTGGACTGAATTGGAATAGGTAA
- the LOC116424947 gene encoding uncharacterized protein LOC116424947 isoform X2, with protein sequence MLNQTSEELIVSAPPGAEKTPKQSLKPRKLTTRTFDFLWRRNSRREDIQKKEDVLEVKIVECNVNNTVPRKTSFSFFKNIKNHIQIRKLSVCKAKEKENEIQLSSTENKTNCDLLTLQNDISRVSTEENNVSEIRSDGVIGFPDEQNSSEIPVTNDSPFQNEEVLEGLDETLENYSDITRKLDLINSGTVDEIQTDNSCENVPSPYQSCSDNQEQLRYSLAIGNKITDYHFEDILESMNSNEILNNDNKVKASLTEELLKLSNYGWYWGPISGHEADAKLISEPDGAFLVRDSSDDRYVLTLSFKSSGKLLHARMEHSGGLFSLCNQSESEGFSSVADLIDYSMNFSQTAVICYSRPKYPGHPSFPVRLTKPGSFILRSNER encoded by the exons ATGTTGAATCAGACGTCAGAGGAACTGATCGTCTCTGCCCCTCCTGGTGCAGAGAAAACACCTAAGCAAAGCTTAAAGCCACGAAAATTAACTACAAGAACATTTGATTTTCTTTGGAGGCGTAATTCACGACGCGAAGATATACAAAAAAAAGAGGATGTGTTAGAAGTTAAAATCGTCGAGTGCAATGTTAACAATACTGTTCCAAGGAAGACGTCATTTAGTTTCTTCAAGAACATTAAAAACCACATACAAATCAGGAAGCTGTCAGTGTGCAAAGCGAAGGAGAAG GAGAATGAAATTCAACTATCCAGCACAGAAAACAAAACGAACTGTGATTTGTTGACACTTCAAAATGACATATCCAGAGTTTCGACAGAGGAGAATAACGTATCTGAAATTCGATCAGATGGTGTCATTGGATTTCCTGATGAGCAAAATAGCAGTGAAATTCCAGTTACCAATGATTCACCTTTTCAAAATGAAGAAGTTTTGGAAGGCTTAGATGAAACCTTAGAAAATTATTCTGATATTACTAGAAAATTAGATTTGATTAATTCAGGAACTGTTGATGAGATTCAAACAGACAATAGTTGTGAAAATGTTCCTAGTCCTTATCAGTCTTGCTCCGACAATCAAGAACAGTTAAGATACAGTCTTGCTataggaaataaaataacagacTATCATTTTGAAGATATATTAGAGAGTATGAATTCTAATGagatattaaataatgataataaagtgAAAGCGAGTCTTACAGAGGAATTACTTAAATTAAGCAATTATGGGTGGTATTGGGGACCTATATCAGGCCATGAAGCTGATGCCAAACTAATATCTGAACCAGATGGTGCATTTTTAGTTAGAGATTCGTCAGATGACAG GTATGTCCTGACTCTCAGTTTTAAATCATCTGGAAAGTTACTTCATGCTCGTATGGAACACAGTGGTGGCTTATTTTCCCTCTGCAACCAAAGCGAAAGCGAAGGATTCAGCTCTGTAGCCGATTTAATTGACTATTCAATGAATTTTAGCCAGACAGCTGTAATTTGTTATTCACGACCTAAATACCCTGGTCATCCATCTTTTCCAGTCAGATTAACAAAACCA GGAAGTTTCATTCTTAGAAGTAATGAAAGATAA
- the Coq9 gene encoding ubiquinone biosynthesis protein COQ9, mitochondrial isoform X3, with protein MLPHSNRVRIRTKKVMRTMKRISSQKFLAHLYNLYMILDGASKPSVLLYTKGAESIGYPGVIHGLFPNRGADLVQYFYLTCNNELNKVLKEQARVTEDNPTKEKKTLETQLQDAVKIRLKMVIPYKKTWPQALALMTLPPNVPKSLANLLTLVDDICYYSGDRSVDINWYTRRIVLAGIYKTTELYMLQDNSEDNKQTWNFLERRIKEAMQIQSILTTTSDMALPEQALNRATEAASAAFITARNILGLNWNR; from the exons ATGCTACCACACAGCAATCGGGTCAGGATCAGAACAAAGAAAGTGATGAGGACTATGAAAAGAATATCAAGTCAAAAATTCTTAGCGCATCTTTACAATTTGTACATGATCTTGGATGGAGCCAGCAAGCCATCAGTGctg TTGTATACTAAAGGTGCCGAGTCTATTGGATATCCTGGTGTAATTCATGGACTATTTCCCAATCGAGGAGCAGATTTGGTTCAATACTTTTATCTAACATGTAACAACGAACTGAATAAAGTTCTTAAGGAACAAGCTCGTGTTACTGAAGACAATCCTACTAAAGAAAAAAAGACATTGGAAACTCAATTACAAGATGCCGTAAAGATAAGACTCAAAATGGTGATTCCATACAAGAAAACTTGGCCTCAAGCTTTAGCTCTTATGACACTTCCTCCTAATGTTCCAAAATCATTGGCTAATTTACTTACTTTAGTCGatgatatttgttattattctgGTGATAGATCAGTTGAT ATTAATTGGTATACTAGACGAATAGTACTAGCAGGTATTTATAAGACCACCGAATTGTACATGCTACAAGACAATAGTGAAGACAACAAACAAACTTGGAATTTCTTGGAAAGACGAATAAAAGAAGCAATGCAAATTCAATCTATTCTTACAACAACTTCTGACATGGCTTTACCAGAACAAGCTCTGAATCGTGCTACCGAAGCAGCCAGTGCTGCTTTTATTACA GCACGTAATATACTTGGACTGAATTGGAATAGGTAA
- the Coq9 gene encoding ubiquinone biosynthesis protein COQ9, mitochondrial isoform X1 — MAMCSMLLMRKSLSINGFRSLWTSRVLLTGQTENATTQQSGQDQNKESDEDYEKNIKSKILSASLQFVHDLGWSQQAISAGAESIGYPGVIHGLFPNRGADLVQYFYLTCNNELNKVLKEQARVTEDNPTKEKKTLETQLQDAVKIRLKMVIPYKKTWPQALALMTLPPNVPKSLANLLTLVDDICYYSGDRSVDINWYTRRIVLAGIYKTTELYMLQDNSEDNKQTWNFLERRIKEAMQIQSILTTTSDMALPEQALNRATEAASAAFITARNILGLNWNR, encoded by the exons atgGCTATGTGCAGCATGTTATTAATGCGGAAGAGTCTATCGATAAACG GTTTTAGAAGTTTATGGACGAGTAGGGTATTGCTCACAGGACAAACTGAAAATGCTACCACACAGCAATCGGGTCAGGATCAGAACAAAGAAAGTGATGAGGACTATGAAAAGAATATCAAGTCAAAAATTCTTAGCGCATCTTTACAATTTGTACATGATCTTGGATGGAGCCAGCAAGCCATCAGTGctg GTGCCGAGTCTATTGGATATCCTGGTGTAATTCATGGACTATTTCCCAATCGAGGAGCAGATTTGGTTCAATACTTTTATCTAACATGTAACAACGAACTGAATAAAGTTCTTAAGGAACAAGCTCGTGTTACTGAAGACAATCCTACTAAAGAAAAAAAGACATTGGAAACTCAATTACAAGATGCCGTAAAGATAAGACTCAAAATGGTGATTCCATACAAGAAAACTTGGCCTCAAGCTTTAGCTCTTATGACACTTCCTCCTAATGTTCCAAAATCATTGGCTAATTTACTTACTTTAGTCGatgatatttgttattattctgGTGATAGATCAGTTGAT ATTAATTGGTATACTAGACGAATAGTACTAGCAGGTATTTATAAGACCACCGAATTGTACATGCTACAAGACAATAGTGAAGACAACAAACAAACTTGGAATTTCTTGGAAAGACGAATAAAAGAAGCAATGCAAATTCAATCTATTCTTACAACAACTTCTGACATGGCTTTACCAGAACAAGCTCTGAATCGTGCTACCGAAGCAGCCAGTGCTGCTTTTATTACA GCACGTAATATACTTGGACTGAATTGGAATAGGTAA
- the eIF3a gene encoding eukaryotic translation initiation factor 3 subunit A has product MARYGQRPENALKRANEFIEVGKPARALDTLQEVFRNKKWTYNWSESVLEPIMFKYLDLCVELKKSHIAKEGLFQYRNMFQSVNVGSLENVIRGYLRMAEEKTNQARKQSQQAVIDIDDLDNLATPESILLSAVSGEDAQDRSDRTILTPWVKFLWESYCQCLELLRTNAHVETLYHDIARMAFQFCLEYNRKTEFRKLCEKLRKHLEEICKLPALVSNVSMNRAETQQLNLETRLNQLDSAIQMELWQEAFKSSEDVHGMMNLSKKLPVPKTMANYYQKLAMVFWKAGNYLFHAAALFKLLQLSREMKKNMSLEEQQRMANRVLLATLSIPLPSAHPEFDRFIETDKSPLEKAQKLATLLGLTQPPTRVSLLKDIVRLNIVNLASPQLQELYSWLEVEFHPLELCNRVDSVIQTLQTDENSPLIQYIPALQDVTLVRLVHQISQVYQTIQFARLLELAKFTTDFHLERLLVDCVRYNDMQIRINHGKKCVHFGVDLSEAQREDHPDGPVLQAMPSEQIRCQLVNMATVLHRAITIINPNKKKMEREKLRSAMVGHYHETKLKEHQRILGRHKIIEERKEYIEHINTVREEEEMRRQEELQRQQMLAEQKRLEQEREERERKRQQSEIQQIKDRHLKEKMQQISQTSHGQKVLKKLDEDEIKKLDAEQIAAREAEELQKERREMQQKLKSQEKKIDYLERAKRLEEIPLLEKAVVEKMEQAKQRWEQQEAERIAAAIEERQQAVATRERMARMKEDHDIFLSKILAERKSIYLEKLKEFEKVLNEERASRLLKRKIERKAERKARWEHERAESLERRRQEELRVKQEEEKRRMEEERAKREEEERLKRAEEEAREAERLAKIEKQAEITRAREAEVERKMEEERQREREMSDTWRRQRAPEKPVEVMSWRRNIEAKEDGNKEEFSHWKRRGETTDNKWRKEELDKPKKENTEKWRREDYEKDDRIRDVRPMRDITRDSMADGPRARGRMPDRRGPPGGGGGVGGGGGGVGGGGGHRREEPLRSTTQNWRDKSDLIQNSPRDPPRRVEKRDDPKDDKLPPKHDERRRPPEDDGWSQVSSRR; this is encoded by the exons ATGGCGCGATACGGACAAAGACCTGAGAATGCTCTGAAAAGAGCGAACG aatTCATCGAAGTAGGGAAGCCAGCTCGGGCATTAGATACTTTGCAAGAAGTCTTCCGAAataaaaaatggacttacaaCTGGTCAGAGTCCGTTTTGGAACCtataatgttcaaatatttggaCCTATGTGTGGAACTAAAAAAGTCACACATAGCAAAGGAAGGCCTATTTCAATATCGAAATATGTTCCAATCTGTAAATGTTGGAAGTTTAGAAAACGTTATACGTGGATATTTACGCATGGCAGAAGAGAAAACAAACCAAGCAAGAAAACAAAGTCAACAGGCTGTTATAGATATAGATGATCTGGATAATTTAGCTACTCCTGAGAGTATTTTATTGTCTGCGGTCAGTGGGGAGGATGCTCAAGATAGGAGTGACCGTACAATTTTAACACCTTGGGtgaaatttttatgggaatCATACTGTCAGTGTTTGGAACTGTTGAGAACCAATGCACATGTGGAAACATTGTATCATGATATTGCACGTATGGCCTTCCAGTTTTGTCTTGAATACAATCGTAAGACTGAATTTCGTAAGTTGTGTGAAAAGTTGAGGAAACACTtagaagaaatttgtaaattaccAGCACTAGTCTCTAATGTTTCCATGAACAGGGCTGAGACTCAGCAACTGAACTTGGAGACACGATTGAATCAACTTGATTCTGCGATTCAAATGGAGCTATGGCAAGAGGCTTTTAAGTCCTCCGAAGATGTACATGGTATGATGAACTTGTCTAAGAAGCTTCCAGTACCGAAAACTATGGCTAATTATTACCAGAAATTAGCTATGGTGTTCTGGAAAGCAGGAAATTACCTTTTCCATGCAGCTGCGCTGTTTAAATTGTTGCAACTTTCTcgtgaaatgaaaaagaatatgtCATTGGAGGAACAGCAGAGAATGGCCAACCGTGTTCTGCTGGCTACATTATCTATTCCACTGCCATCAGCTCATCCAGAATTCGATCGTTTTATTGAAACAGATAAAAGTCCCTTGGAAAAGGCTCAAAAGCTAGCAACACTTTTAGGTCTTACTCAGCCACCGACAAGAGTCTCTTTGCTTAAAGATATTGttcgtttaaatattgtaaatttagcATCTCCACAACTACAAGAATTATACTCATGGCTGGAAGTTGAGTTTCATCCTCTGGAGCTATGTAATCGAGTAGATTCTGTTATACAAACTTTGCAGACCGATGAAAATAGTCCTCTGATTCAGTATATTCCAGCCTTGCAAGACGTAACGCTCGTTCGTTTGGTCCATCAAATATCACAAGTTTATCAAACCATACAATTCGCGAGGCTTCTAGAACTTGCCAAGTTTACTACGGATTTCCATCTGGAACGTCTCTTAGTTGACTGTGTAAGATACAACGACATGCAAATAAGAATTAATCATGGGAAGAAATGTGTGCACTTCGGAGTGGATCTGTCTGAGGCCCAGAGGGAAGATCATCCCGATGGTCCGGTTCTACAAGCTATGCCGTCTGAACAAATTCGTTGTCAACTTGTAAATATGGCGACCGTGTTACATAGAGCAATTACCATTATTAatccaaataaaaagaaaatggaacgTGAAAAGTTGCGTTCTGCCATGGTCGGGCATTACCATGAAACTAAACTGAAAGAACATCAAAGGATTCTAGGGAGACACAAGATTATAGAGGAAAGGAAAGAGTACATAGAACACATCAACACAGTTCGGGAAGAAGAGGAGATGCGTAGGCAGGAAGAATTGCAGAGGCAACAAATGTTAGCCGAGCAGAAGAGACTAGAGCAAGAGAGGGAGGAGCGTGAAAGGAAACGGCAGCAAAGCGAAATTCAACAAATCAAGGACCGCCATCTCAAAGAGAAAATGCAACAGATTTCTCAAACTAGTCATGGCCAGAAAGTACTCAAGAAACTGGACGAAGACGAGATCAAGAAGTTAGACGCAGAACAAATTGCGGCCCGCGAGGCTGAAGAGTTACAGAAAGAGCGCAGGGAGATGCAACAGAAGTTGAAATCCCAAGAAAAGAAGATCGACTACTTGGAACGTGCCAAACGTTTGGAAGAAATACCATTACTGGAGAAAGCAGTGGTGGAGAAGATGGAGCAAGCGAAACAACGCTGGGAGCAACAAGAAGCGGAGAGGATCGCCGCAGCTATCGAGGAGAGACAGCAGGCTGTCGCAACCAGAGAACGCATGGCCAGAATGAAAGAGGATCACGATATCTTCCTGTCGAAGATTCTGGCCGAACGTAAGAGTATTTACCTCGAGAAGCTCAAGGAATTCGAAAAGGTCCTGAACGAAGAAAGGGCCAGTAGACTATTGAAACGCAAGATCGAACGTAAAGCCGAACGCAAAGCGAGGTGGGAGCACGAACGCGCTGAGTCTTTGGAGAGAAGACGCCAAGAGGAACTGCGTGTCAAACAGGAAGAGGAGAAGCGGCGAATGGAGGAGGAGAGAGCGAagagggaggaagaggaaaGACTAAAACGAGCGGAAGAAGAAGCAAGGGAGGCGGAACGTTTAGCTAAGATTGAGAAACAAGCTGAGATTACTAGAGCCAGGGAAGCGGAAGTCGAACGAAAGATGGAAGAggagagacagagggaaagagaaatgAGCGATACATGGAGACGCCAACGCGCGCCAGAGAAACCag TGGAAGTAATGTCATGGCGTCGCAACATCGAGGCGAAAGAAGACGGTAATAAAGAAGAGTTCAGTCATTGGAAGAGACGCGGCGAGACAACGGATAATAAATGGCGGAAGGAGGAGCTGGACAAACCGAAAAAAGAGAATACTGAGAAATGGCGACGAGAAGATTACGAGAAAGATGATCGCATAAGGGATGTTCGTCCA ATGCGTGATATTACACGTGATTCGATGGCGGACGGACCACGTGCCCGTGGCAGAATGCCCGACCGTCGTGGGCCACccggtggcggtggtggtgtcggtggtggtggcggtggtgttggcggtggcggcggccaTCGTCGCGAGGAACCATTGCGTAGTACCACTCAGAATTGGCGCGATAAAAGCGACTTGATACAAAATTCTCCTCGAGATCCACCTAGACGCGTTGAAAA GCGAGATGATCCGAAAGATGATAAACTCCCACCGAAACACGACGAAAGAAGACGACCACCAGAGGACGACGGTTGGTCGCAAGTCAGCAGCCGACGTTAA
- the LOC116424947 gene encoding uncharacterized protein LOC116424947 isoform X1, translated as MLNQTSEELIVSAPPGAEKTPKQSLKPRKLTTRTFDFLWRRNSRREDIQKKEDVLEVKIVECNVNNTVPRKTSFSFFKNIKNHIQIRKLSVCKAKEKENEIQLSSTENKTNCDLLTLQNDISRVSTEENNVSEIRSDGVIGFPDEQNSSEIPVTNDSPFQNEEVLEGLDETLENYSDITRKLDLINSGTVDEIQTDNSCENVPSPYQSCSDNQEQLRYSLAIGNKITDYHFEDILESMNSNEILNNDNKVKASLTEELLKLSNYGWYWGPISGHEADAKLISEPDGAFLVRDSSDDRYVLTLSFKSSGKLLHARMEHSGGLFSLCNQSESEGFSSVADLIDYSMNFSQTAVICYSRPKYPGHPSFPVRLTKPVSRFTQVRSLQYLCRFVIRQNTRLDNIHKLPLPKTIKGYIEEHPLL; from the exons ATGTTGAATCAGACGTCAGAGGAACTGATCGTCTCTGCCCCTCCTGGTGCAGAGAAAACACCTAAGCAAAGCTTAAAGCCACGAAAATTAACTACAAGAACATTTGATTTTCTTTGGAGGCGTAATTCACGACGCGAAGATATACAAAAAAAAGAGGATGTGTTAGAAGTTAAAATCGTCGAGTGCAATGTTAACAATACTGTTCCAAGGAAGACGTCATTTAGTTTCTTCAAGAACATTAAAAACCACATACAAATCAGGAAGCTGTCAGTGTGCAAAGCGAAGGAGAAG GAGAATGAAATTCAACTATCCAGCACAGAAAACAAAACGAACTGTGATTTGTTGACACTTCAAAATGACATATCCAGAGTTTCGACAGAGGAGAATAACGTATCTGAAATTCGATCAGATGGTGTCATTGGATTTCCTGATGAGCAAAATAGCAGTGAAATTCCAGTTACCAATGATTCACCTTTTCAAAATGAAGAAGTTTTGGAAGGCTTAGATGAAACCTTAGAAAATTATTCTGATATTACTAGAAAATTAGATTTGATTAATTCAGGAACTGTTGATGAGATTCAAACAGACAATAGTTGTGAAAATGTTCCTAGTCCTTATCAGTCTTGCTCCGACAATCAAGAACAGTTAAGATACAGTCTTGCTataggaaataaaataacagacTATCATTTTGAAGATATATTAGAGAGTATGAATTCTAATGagatattaaataatgataataaagtgAAAGCGAGTCTTACAGAGGAATTACTTAAATTAAGCAATTATGGGTGGTATTGGGGACCTATATCAGGCCATGAAGCTGATGCCAAACTAATATCTGAACCAGATGGTGCATTTTTAGTTAGAGATTCGTCAGATGACAG GTATGTCCTGACTCTCAGTTTTAAATCATCTGGAAAGTTACTTCATGCTCGTATGGAACACAGTGGTGGCTTATTTTCCCTCTGCAACCAAAGCGAAAGCGAAGGATTCAGCTCTGTAGCCGATTTAATTGACTATTCAATGAATTTTAGCCAGACAGCTGTAATTTGTTATTCACGACCTAAATACCCTGGTCATCCATCTTTTCCAGTCAGATTAACAAAACCAGTAAGCAGATTTACTCAAGTTCGAAGTTTACAGTATCTCTGTCGTTTTGTTATACGTCAGAACACTAGATTggataatattcataaattaccCTTACCAAAAACTATCAAAGGCTACATAGAAGAACATCCTCTTTTATGA